The proteins below are encoded in one region of Megalops cyprinoides isolate fMegCyp1 chromosome 14, fMegCyp1.pri, whole genome shotgun sequence:
- the cnga3a gene encoding cyclic nucleotide-gated channel cone photoreceptor subunit alpha isoform X4 encodes MAKICTKRSYPAQQHLPACPSADDLEQVEHGISRVHSLCEDTSSDLQGVVSVAASRLQVSRSASFTGSGGMARLRRETERPDSFLERFRGPELKEVSSHDSNVQSSLGIPEGPRKRSKKEEKKEEKKDEKKEEKKEDKKDEKKDEKKDEKKDGDKKDEKKDDKKDDKKDDKKDDKKKEEPQKEVWIMDPATDQYYRWLMVIAIPAMYNLMMLVTRACFNELQNTFTTLWVILDYSSDAIYYLDTFVRSRTGFLEQGLLVKDPKKLRDNYKKTQQFRFDVISILPTDIIMLKVGFNNPELRFNRLFRISRLFEFFDRTETRTNYPNIFRISNLVLYILIIIHWNACIFFAISKTLGFGTDTWVYPNISHPEYGRLARKYIYCLYWSTLTLTTIGETPPPVKDVEYLFVVCDFLIGVLIFATIVGNVGAMISNMNATRAEFQAKIDSIKQYMQFRKVSKDLEARVIKWFDYLWTNKKTCDEKEVLKNLPDKLRAEIAINVHLDTLKKVRIFQDCEAGLLIELVLKLQPQVFSPGDYICKKGDIGREMYIIKEGKLAVVADDGVTQFVVLSDGAYFGEISILGIKGSKAGNRRTANIRSVGYSDLFALSKDDLMEALTEYPDAKKALEEKGRAILMKDNLIDESVANAGADPKDLEEKINHLSSNLDIMQTKFAKLMAEYTASQCKLKQRLTNMEAQVKTLRVEDLSEVIEDKKDK; translated from the exons ATGGCCAAAATCTGCACAAAGCGATCCTACCCCGCCCAGCAGCACCTCCCTGCCTGTCCTTCTGCAGACGATCTGGAACAGGTTGAGCATGGCATCAGCAG aGTGCACTCCCTCTGTGAGGACACCTCCTCTGACCTCCAGGGGGTCGTCTCCGTGGCAGCCAGCAGGTTGCAGGTGTCCCGCAGTGCTTCCTTCACAGGGTCTGGAGGCATGGCCAG GCTCCGCCGTGAGACAGAGAGGCCTGACTCCTTCCTGGAGCGCTTCCGTGGCCCGGAGCTCAAGGAGGTGTCCAGCCACGACAGCAACGTCCAGTCCTCCCTGGGGATCCCAGAGGGGCCACGCAAGAGGAG caaaaaagaggagaagaaggaagaaaaaaaggatgaaaagaaagaagagaaaaaagaggacaaaaaggATGAGAAGAAAGACGAAAAGAAGGATGAAAAAAAGGATGGGGACAAGAAGGACGAGAAGAAAGATGACAAAAAGGATGACAAAAAGGATGATAAGaaagatgacaaaaagaaagaagagcCACA GAAGGAGGTATGGATTATGGACCCGGCTACAGACCAGTACTACCGTTGGCTCATGGTGATTGCCATTCCTGCCATGTATAACTTGATGATGCTTGTGACCAG GGCCTGTTTTAATGAGCTCCAGAACACATTCACCACATTATGGGTAATTCTGGATTATTCCTCTGATGCCATCTATTACTTGGACACGTTCGTCAGATCGAGAACAG GTTTTCTAGAGCAAGGATTGCTTGTAAAAGATCCAAAGAAACTGAGAGATAACTACAAAAAGACCCAGCAGTTCAGATTTGATGTCATCTCAATATTGCCAACGGACATCATCATGCTGAAAGTTGGCTTCAACAATCCTGAGCTAAGGTTTAACCGCCTCTTCAGAATCTCACGCCTTTTTGAGTTCTTCGACCGGACAGAAACCAGAACCAACTACCCCAACATCTTCCGAATCAGCAACCTCGTCCTGtacatcctcatcatcatccaCTGGAACGCCTGCATCTTCTTCGCCATCTCTAAGACCCTTGGCTTTGGCACGGACACCTGGGTGTACCCAAACATTAGCCACCCTGAGTATGGCCGCCTGGCCCGTAAGTACATCTACTGCCTCTACTGGTCCACGCTCACCCTCACTACCATCGGTGAGACGCCCCCTCCTGTCAAGGACGTTGAGTACCTGTTTGTGGTCTGTGACTTCCTCATCGGCGTGCTGATCTTCGCTACCATCGTCGGTAACGTCGGTGCCATGATCTCCAACATGAACGCCACCCGCGCCGAGTTTCAGGCTAAGATCGACTCCATCAAGCAGTACATGCAGTTCCGTAAGGTCAGCAAGGACCTGGAGGCCAGGGTCATCAAGTGGTTCGACTACCTGTGGACCAACAAGAAGACCTGCGATGAGAAGGAGGTGCTGAAGAACCTGCCGGACAAGCTGCGGGCCGAGATTGCCATCAATGTCCACCTGGACACACTAAAGAAGGTGCGTATCTTCCAGGACTGCGAGGCGGGCCTGCTGATAGAGCTGGTGCTCAAGCTGCAGCCACAGGTGTTCAGTCCTGGGGACTACATCTGCAAGAAGGGCGACATCGGCCGGGAGATGTACATCATCAAGGAAGGCAAGCTGGCGGTGGTGGCGGATGATGGTGTGACCCAGTTTGTGGTGCTCAGCGACGGTGCGTACTTCGGCGAGATCAGCATCCTCGGGATCAAGGGCAGTAAAGCCGGCAACAGGAGAACGGCCAACATCCGCAGCGTAGGCTACTCCGACCTCTTCGCCCTCTCCAAGGATGACCTAATGGAGGCCCTCACTGAGTACCCGGATGCCAAGAAGGCCctggaggagaaggggagggcCATCCTGATGAAGGACAACCTGATCGACGAGTCGGTGGCCAACGCTGGCGCCGACCCCAAGGACCTGGAGGAGAAGATCAACCACCTGTCGAGCAACCTGGACATCATGCAGACCAAGTTCGCCAAGCTGATGGCCGAGTACACAGCCAGCCAGTGCAAACTCAAGCAGAGGCTGACCAACATGGAGGCCCAGGTCAAGACCCTGAGGGTGGAAGATCTGTCAGAGGTCATTGAGGACAAAAAGGACAAATAG
- the cnga3a gene encoding cyclic nucleotide-gated channel cone photoreceptor subunit alpha isoform X3 gives MAKICTKRSYPAQQHLPACPSADDLEQVEHGISRVHSLCEDTSSDLQGVVSVAASRLQVSRSASFTGSGGMARLRRETERPDSFLERFRGPELKEVSSHDSNVQSSLGIPEGPRKRSRIGHWPLATLNFNNCNNTDDKKEEKKEEKKDEKKEEKKEDKKDEKKDEKKDEKKDGDKKDEKKDDKKDDKKDDKKDDKKKEEPQKEVWIMDPATDQYYRWLMVIAIPAMYNLMMLVTRACFNELQNTFTTLWVILDYSSDAIYYLDTFVRSRTGFLEQGLLVKDPKKLRDNYKKTQQFRFDVISILPTDIIMLKVGFNNPELRFNRLFRISRLFEFFDRTETRTNYPNIFRISNLVLYILIIIHWNACIFFAISKTLGFGTDTWVYPNISHPEYGRLARKYIYCLYWSTLTLTTIGETPPPVKDVEYLFVVCDFLIGVLIFATIVGNVGAMISNMNATRAEFQAKIDSIKQYMQFRKVSKDLEARVIKWFDYLWTNKKTCDEKEVLKNLPDKLRAEIAINVHLDTLKKVRIFQDCEAGLLIELVLKLQPQVFSPGDYICKKGDIGREMYIIKEGKLAVVADDGVTQFVVLSDGAYFGEISILGIKGSKAGNRRTANIRSVGYSDLFALSKDDLMEALTEYPDAKKALEEKGRAILMKDNLIDESVANAGADPKDLEEKINHLSSNLDIMQTKFAKLMAEYTASQCKLKQRLTNMEAQVKTLRVEDLSEVIEDKKDK, from the exons ATGGCCAAAATCTGCACAAAGCGATCCTACCCCGCCCAGCAGCACCTCCCTGCCTGTCCTTCTGCAGACGATCTGGAACAGGTTGAGCATGGCATCAGCAG aGTGCACTCCCTCTGTGAGGACACCTCCTCTGACCTCCAGGGGGTCGTCTCCGTGGCAGCCAGCAGGTTGCAGGTGTCCCGCAGTGCTTCCTTCACAGGGTCTGGAGGCATGGCCAG GCTCCGCCGTGAGACAGAGAGGCCTGACTCCTTCCTGGAGCGCTTCCGTGGCCCGGAGCTCAAGGAGGTGTCCAGCCACGACAGCAACGTCCAGTCCTCCCTGGGGATCCCAGAGGGGCCACGCAAGAGGAG tcgTATCGGTCACTGGCCGCTGGCTACACTCAATTtcaacaactgcaacaacacaGACGA caaaaaagaggagaagaaggaagaaaaaaaggatgaaaagaaagaagagaaaaaagaggacaaaaaggATGAGAAGAAAGACGAAAAGAAGGATGAAAAAAAGGATGGGGACAAGAAGGACGAGAAGAAAGATGACAAAAAGGATGACAAAAAGGATGATAAGaaagatgacaaaaagaaagaagagcCACA GAAGGAGGTATGGATTATGGACCCGGCTACAGACCAGTACTACCGTTGGCTCATGGTGATTGCCATTCCTGCCATGTATAACTTGATGATGCTTGTGACCAG GGCCTGTTTTAATGAGCTCCAGAACACATTCACCACATTATGGGTAATTCTGGATTATTCCTCTGATGCCATCTATTACTTGGACACGTTCGTCAGATCGAGAACAG GTTTTCTAGAGCAAGGATTGCTTGTAAAAGATCCAAAGAAACTGAGAGATAACTACAAAAAGACCCAGCAGTTCAGATTTGATGTCATCTCAATATTGCCAACGGACATCATCATGCTGAAAGTTGGCTTCAACAATCCTGAGCTAAGGTTTAACCGCCTCTTCAGAATCTCACGCCTTTTTGAGTTCTTCGACCGGACAGAAACCAGAACCAACTACCCCAACATCTTCCGAATCAGCAACCTCGTCCTGtacatcctcatcatcatccaCTGGAACGCCTGCATCTTCTTCGCCATCTCTAAGACCCTTGGCTTTGGCACGGACACCTGGGTGTACCCAAACATTAGCCACCCTGAGTATGGCCGCCTGGCCCGTAAGTACATCTACTGCCTCTACTGGTCCACGCTCACCCTCACTACCATCGGTGAGACGCCCCCTCCTGTCAAGGACGTTGAGTACCTGTTTGTGGTCTGTGACTTCCTCATCGGCGTGCTGATCTTCGCTACCATCGTCGGTAACGTCGGTGCCATGATCTCCAACATGAACGCCACCCGCGCCGAGTTTCAGGCTAAGATCGACTCCATCAAGCAGTACATGCAGTTCCGTAAGGTCAGCAAGGACCTGGAGGCCAGGGTCATCAAGTGGTTCGACTACCTGTGGACCAACAAGAAGACCTGCGATGAGAAGGAGGTGCTGAAGAACCTGCCGGACAAGCTGCGGGCCGAGATTGCCATCAATGTCCACCTGGACACACTAAAGAAGGTGCGTATCTTCCAGGACTGCGAGGCGGGCCTGCTGATAGAGCTGGTGCTCAAGCTGCAGCCACAGGTGTTCAGTCCTGGGGACTACATCTGCAAGAAGGGCGACATCGGCCGGGAGATGTACATCATCAAGGAAGGCAAGCTGGCGGTGGTGGCGGATGATGGTGTGACCCAGTTTGTGGTGCTCAGCGACGGTGCGTACTTCGGCGAGATCAGCATCCTCGGGATCAAGGGCAGTAAAGCCGGCAACAGGAGAACGGCCAACATCCGCAGCGTAGGCTACTCCGACCTCTTCGCCCTCTCCAAGGATGACCTAATGGAGGCCCTCACTGAGTACCCGGATGCCAAGAAGGCCctggaggagaaggggagggcCATCCTGATGAAGGACAACCTGATCGACGAGTCGGTGGCCAACGCTGGCGCCGACCCCAAGGACCTGGAGGAGAAGATCAACCACCTGTCGAGCAACCTGGACATCATGCAGACCAAGTTCGCCAAGCTGATGGCCGAGTACACAGCCAGCCAGTGCAAACTCAAGCAGAGGCTGACCAACATGGAGGCCCAGGTCAAGACCCTGAGGGTGGAAGATCTGTCAGAGGTCATTGAGGACAAAAAGGACAAATAG
- the cnga3a gene encoding cyclic nucleotide-gated channel cone photoreceptor subunit alpha isoform X1, translated as MAKICTKRSYPAQQHLPACPSADDLEQVEHGISRVHSLCEDTSSDLQGVVSVAASRLQVSRSASFTGSGGMARLSHFILMLRNWASHRLRRETERPDSFLERFRGPELKEVSSHDSNVQSSLGIPEGPRKRSRIGHWPLATLNFNNCNNTDDKKEEKKEEKKDEKKEEKKEDKKDEKKDEKKDEKKDGDKKDEKKDDKKDDKKDDKKDDKKKEEPQKEVWIMDPATDQYYRWLMVIAIPAMYNLMMLVTRACFNELQNTFTTLWVILDYSSDAIYYLDTFVRSRTGFLEQGLLVKDPKKLRDNYKKTQQFRFDVISILPTDIIMLKVGFNNPELRFNRLFRISRLFEFFDRTETRTNYPNIFRISNLVLYILIIIHWNACIFFAISKTLGFGTDTWVYPNISHPEYGRLARKYIYCLYWSTLTLTTIGETPPPVKDVEYLFVVCDFLIGVLIFATIVGNVGAMISNMNATRAEFQAKIDSIKQYMQFRKVSKDLEARVIKWFDYLWTNKKTCDEKEVLKNLPDKLRAEIAINVHLDTLKKVRIFQDCEAGLLIELVLKLQPQVFSPGDYICKKGDIGREMYIIKEGKLAVVADDGVTQFVVLSDGAYFGEISILGIKGSKAGNRRTANIRSVGYSDLFALSKDDLMEALTEYPDAKKALEEKGRAILMKDNLIDESVANAGADPKDLEEKINHLSSNLDIMQTKFAKLMAEYTASQCKLKQRLTNMEAQVKTLRVEDLSEVIEDKKDK; from the exons ATGGCCAAAATCTGCACAAAGCGATCCTACCCCGCCCAGCAGCACCTCCCTGCCTGTCCTTCTGCAGACGATCTGGAACAGGTTGAGCATGGCATCAGCAG aGTGCACTCCCTCTGTGAGGACACCTCCTCTGACCTCCAGGGGGTCGTCTCCGTGGCAGCCAGCAGGTTGCAGGTGTCCCGCAGTGCTTCCTTCACAGGGTCTGGAGGCATGGCCAG GCTCTCCCACTTCATCCTGATGCTGAGGAACTGGGCATCCCATAGGCTCCGCCGTGAGACAGAGAGGCCTGACTCCTTCCTGGAGCGCTTCCGTGGCCCGGAGCTCAAGGAGGTGTCCAGCCACGACAGCAACGTCCAGTCCTCCCTGGGGATCCCAGAGGGGCCACGCAAGAGGAG tcgTATCGGTCACTGGCCGCTGGCTACACTCAATTtcaacaactgcaacaacacaGACGA caaaaaagaggagaagaaggaagaaaaaaaggatgaaaagaaagaagagaaaaaagaggacaaaaaggATGAGAAGAAAGACGAAAAGAAGGATGAAAAAAAGGATGGGGACAAGAAGGACGAGAAGAAAGATGACAAAAAGGATGACAAAAAGGATGATAAGaaagatgacaaaaagaaagaagagcCACA GAAGGAGGTATGGATTATGGACCCGGCTACAGACCAGTACTACCGTTGGCTCATGGTGATTGCCATTCCTGCCATGTATAACTTGATGATGCTTGTGACCAG GGCCTGTTTTAATGAGCTCCAGAACACATTCACCACATTATGGGTAATTCTGGATTATTCCTCTGATGCCATCTATTACTTGGACACGTTCGTCAGATCGAGAACAG GTTTTCTAGAGCAAGGATTGCTTGTAAAAGATCCAAAGAAACTGAGAGATAACTACAAAAAGACCCAGCAGTTCAGATTTGATGTCATCTCAATATTGCCAACGGACATCATCATGCTGAAAGTTGGCTTCAACAATCCTGAGCTAAGGTTTAACCGCCTCTTCAGAATCTCACGCCTTTTTGAGTTCTTCGACCGGACAGAAACCAGAACCAACTACCCCAACATCTTCCGAATCAGCAACCTCGTCCTGtacatcctcatcatcatccaCTGGAACGCCTGCATCTTCTTCGCCATCTCTAAGACCCTTGGCTTTGGCACGGACACCTGGGTGTACCCAAACATTAGCCACCCTGAGTATGGCCGCCTGGCCCGTAAGTACATCTACTGCCTCTACTGGTCCACGCTCACCCTCACTACCATCGGTGAGACGCCCCCTCCTGTCAAGGACGTTGAGTACCTGTTTGTGGTCTGTGACTTCCTCATCGGCGTGCTGATCTTCGCTACCATCGTCGGTAACGTCGGTGCCATGATCTCCAACATGAACGCCACCCGCGCCGAGTTTCAGGCTAAGATCGACTCCATCAAGCAGTACATGCAGTTCCGTAAGGTCAGCAAGGACCTGGAGGCCAGGGTCATCAAGTGGTTCGACTACCTGTGGACCAACAAGAAGACCTGCGATGAGAAGGAGGTGCTGAAGAACCTGCCGGACAAGCTGCGGGCCGAGATTGCCATCAATGTCCACCTGGACACACTAAAGAAGGTGCGTATCTTCCAGGACTGCGAGGCGGGCCTGCTGATAGAGCTGGTGCTCAAGCTGCAGCCACAGGTGTTCAGTCCTGGGGACTACATCTGCAAGAAGGGCGACATCGGCCGGGAGATGTACATCATCAAGGAAGGCAAGCTGGCGGTGGTGGCGGATGATGGTGTGACCCAGTTTGTGGTGCTCAGCGACGGTGCGTACTTCGGCGAGATCAGCATCCTCGGGATCAAGGGCAGTAAAGCCGGCAACAGGAGAACGGCCAACATCCGCAGCGTAGGCTACTCCGACCTCTTCGCCCTCTCCAAGGATGACCTAATGGAGGCCCTCACTGAGTACCCGGATGCCAAGAAGGCCctggaggagaaggggagggcCATCCTGATGAAGGACAACCTGATCGACGAGTCGGTGGCCAACGCTGGCGCCGACCCCAAGGACCTGGAGGAGAAGATCAACCACCTGTCGAGCAACCTGGACATCATGCAGACCAAGTTCGCCAAGCTGATGGCCGAGTACACAGCCAGCCAGTGCAAACTCAAGCAGAGGCTGACCAACATGGAGGCCCAGGTCAAGACCCTGAGGGTGGAAGATCTGTCAGAGGTCATTGAGGACAAAAAGGACAAATAG
- the cnga3a gene encoding cyclic nucleotide-gated channel cone photoreceptor subunit alpha isoform X2: MAKICTKRSYPAQQHLPACPSADDLEQVEHGISRVHSLCEDTSSDLQGVVSVAASRLQVSRSASFTGSGGMARLSHFILMLRNWASHRLRRETERPDSFLERFRGPELKEVSSHDSNVQSSLGIPEGPRKRSKKEEKKEEKKDEKKEEKKEDKKDEKKDEKKDEKKDGDKKDEKKDDKKDDKKDDKKDDKKKEEPQKEVWIMDPATDQYYRWLMVIAIPAMYNLMMLVTRACFNELQNTFTTLWVILDYSSDAIYYLDTFVRSRTGFLEQGLLVKDPKKLRDNYKKTQQFRFDVISILPTDIIMLKVGFNNPELRFNRLFRISRLFEFFDRTETRTNYPNIFRISNLVLYILIIIHWNACIFFAISKTLGFGTDTWVYPNISHPEYGRLARKYIYCLYWSTLTLTTIGETPPPVKDVEYLFVVCDFLIGVLIFATIVGNVGAMISNMNATRAEFQAKIDSIKQYMQFRKVSKDLEARVIKWFDYLWTNKKTCDEKEVLKNLPDKLRAEIAINVHLDTLKKVRIFQDCEAGLLIELVLKLQPQVFSPGDYICKKGDIGREMYIIKEGKLAVVADDGVTQFVVLSDGAYFGEISILGIKGSKAGNRRTANIRSVGYSDLFALSKDDLMEALTEYPDAKKALEEKGRAILMKDNLIDESVANAGADPKDLEEKINHLSSNLDIMQTKFAKLMAEYTASQCKLKQRLTNMEAQVKTLRVEDLSEVIEDKKDK; encoded by the exons ATGGCCAAAATCTGCACAAAGCGATCCTACCCCGCCCAGCAGCACCTCCCTGCCTGTCCTTCTGCAGACGATCTGGAACAGGTTGAGCATGGCATCAGCAG aGTGCACTCCCTCTGTGAGGACACCTCCTCTGACCTCCAGGGGGTCGTCTCCGTGGCAGCCAGCAGGTTGCAGGTGTCCCGCAGTGCTTCCTTCACAGGGTCTGGAGGCATGGCCAG GCTCTCCCACTTCATCCTGATGCTGAGGAACTGGGCATCCCATAGGCTCCGCCGTGAGACAGAGAGGCCTGACTCCTTCCTGGAGCGCTTCCGTGGCCCGGAGCTCAAGGAGGTGTCCAGCCACGACAGCAACGTCCAGTCCTCCCTGGGGATCCCAGAGGGGCCACGCAAGAGGAG caaaaaagaggagaagaaggaagaaaaaaaggatgaaaagaaagaagagaaaaaagaggacaaaaaggATGAGAAGAAAGACGAAAAGAAGGATGAAAAAAAGGATGGGGACAAGAAGGACGAGAAGAAAGATGACAAAAAGGATGACAAAAAGGATGATAAGaaagatgacaaaaagaaagaagagcCACA GAAGGAGGTATGGATTATGGACCCGGCTACAGACCAGTACTACCGTTGGCTCATGGTGATTGCCATTCCTGCCATGTATAACTTGATGATGCTTGTGACCAG GGCCTGTTTTAATGAGCTCCAGAACACATTCACCACATTATGGGTAATTCTGGATTATTCCTCTGATGCCATCTATTACTTGGACACGTTCGTCAGATCGAGAACAG GTTTTCTAGAGCAAGGATTGCTTGTAAAAGATCCAAAGAAACTGAGAGATAACTACAAAAAGACCCAGCAGTTCAGATTTGATGTCATCTCAATATTGCCAACGGACATCATCATGCTGAAAGTTGGCTTCAACAATCCTGAGCTAAGGTTTAACCGCCTCTTCAGAATCTCACGCCTTTTTGAGTTCTTCGACCGGACAGAAACCAGAACCAACTACCCCAACATCTTCCGAATCAGCAACCTCGTCCTGtacatcctcatcatcatccaCTGGAACGCCTGCATCTTCTTCGCCATCTCTAAGACCCTTGGCTTTGGCACGGACACCTGGGTGTACCCAAACATTAGCCACCCTGAGTATGGCCGCCTGGCCCGTAAGTACATCTACTGCCTCTACTGGTCCACGCTCACCCTCACTACCATCGGTGAGACGCCCCCTCCTGTCAAGGACGTTGAGTACCTGTTTGTGGTCTGTGACTTCCTCATCGGCGTGCTGATCTTCGCTACCATCGTCGGTAACGTCGGTGCCATGATCTCCAACATGAACGCCACCCGCGCCGAGTTTCAGGCTAAGATCGACTCCATCAAGCAGTACATGCAGTTCCGTAAGGTCAGCAAGGACCTGGAGGCCAGGGTCATCAAGTGGTTCGACTACCTGTGGACCAACAAGAAGACCTGCGATGAGAAGGAGGTGCTGAAGAACCTGCCGGACAAGCTGCGGGCCGAGATTGCCATCAATGTCCACCTGGACACACTAAAGAAGGTGCGTATCTTCCAGGACTGCGAGGCGGGCCTGCTGATAGAGCTGGTGCTCAAGCTGCAGCCACAGGTGTTCAGTCCTGGGGACTACATCTGCAAGAAGGGCGACATCGGCCGGGAGATGTACATCATCAAGGAAGGCAAGCTGGCGGTGGTGGCGGATGATGGTGTGACCCAGTTTGTGGTGCTCAGCGACGGTGCGTACTTCGGCGAGATCAGCATCCTCGGGATCAAGGGCAGTAAAGCCGGCAACAGGAGAACGGCCAACATCCGCAGCGTAGGCTACTCCGACCTCTTCGCCCTCTCCAAGGATGACCTAATGGAGGCCCTCACTGAGTACCCGGATGCCAAGAAGGCCctggaggagaaggggagggcCATCCTGATGAAGGACAACCTGATCGACGAGTCGGTGGCCAACGCTGGCGCCGACCCCAAGGACCTGGAGGAGAAGATCAACCACCTGTCGAGCAACCTGGACATCATGCAGACCAAGTTCGCCAAGCTGATGGCCGAGTACACAGCCAGCCAGTGCAAACTCAAGCAGAGGCTGACCAACATGGAGGCCCAGGTCAAGACCCTGAGGGTGGAAGATCTGTCAGAGGTCATTGAGGACAAAAAGGACAAATAG
- the cnga3a gene encoding cyclic nucleotide-gated cation channel alpha-3 isoform X5: MAKICTKRSYPAQQHLPACPSADDLEQVEHGISRVHSLCEDTSSDLQGVVSVAASRLQVSRSASFTGSGGMARLSHFILMLRNWASHRLRRETERPDSFLERFRGPELKEVSSHDSNVQSSLGIPEGPRKRRKEVWIMDPATDQYYRWLMVIAIPAMYNLMMLVTRACFNELQNTFTTLWVILDYSSDAIYYLDTFVRSRTGFLEQGLLVKDPKKLRDNYKKTQQFRFDVISILPTDIIMLKVGFNNPELRFNRLFRISRLFEFFDRTETRTNYPNIFRISNLVLYILIIIHWNACIFFAISKTLGFGTDTWVYPNISHPEYGRLARKYIYCLYWSTLTLTTIGETPPPVKDVEYLFVVCDFLIGVLIFATIVGNVGAMISNMNATRAEFQAKIDSIKQYMQFRKVSKDLEARVIKWFDYLWTNKKTCDEKEVLKNLPDKLRAEIAINVHLDTLKKVRIFQDCEAGLLIELVLKLQPQVFSPGDYICKKGDIGREMYIIKEGKLAVVADDGVTQFVVLSDGAYFGEISILGIKGSKAGNRRTANIRSVGYSDLFALSKDDLMEALTEYPDAKKALEEKGRAILMKDNLIDESVANAGADPKDLEEKINHLSSNLDIMQTKFAKLMAEYTASQCKLKQRLTNMEAQVKTLRVEDLSEVIEDKKDK, encoded by the exons ATGGCCAAAATCTGCACAAAGCGATCCTACCCCGCCCAGCAGCACCTCCCTGCCTGTCCTTCTGCAGACGATCTGGAACAGGTTGAGCATGGCATCAGCAG aGTGCACTCCCTCTGTGAGGACACCTCCTCTGACCTCCAGGGGGTCGTCTCCGTGGCAGCCAGCAGGTTGCAGGTGTCCCGCAGTGCTTCCTTCACAGGGTCTGGAGGCATGGCCAG GCTCTCCCACTTCATCCTGATGCTGAGGAACTGGGCATCCCATAGGCTCCGCCGTGAGACAGAGAGGCCTGACTCCTTCCTGGAGCGCTTCCGTGGCCCGGAGCTCAAGGAGGTGTCCAGCCACGACAGCAACGTCCAGTCCTCCCTGGGGATCCCAGAGGGGCCACGCAAGAGGAG GAAGGAGGTATGGATTATGGACCCGGCTACAGACCAGTACTACCGTTGGCTCATGGTGATTGCCATTCCTGCCATGTATAACTTGATGATGCTTGTGACCAG GGCCTGTTTTAATGAGCTCCAGAACACATTCACCACATTATGGGTAATTCTGGATTATTCCTCTGATGCCATCTATTACTTGGACACGTTCGTCAGATCGAGAACAG GTTTTCTAGAGCAAGGATTGCTTGTAAAAGATCCAAAGAAACTGAGAGATAACTACAAAAAGACCCAGCAGTTCAGATTTGATGTCATCTCAATATTGCCAACGGACATCATCATGCTGAAAGTTGGCTTCAACAATCCTGAGCTAAGGTTTAACCGCCTCTTCAGAATCTCACGCCTTTTTGAGTTCTTCGACCGGACAGAAACCAGAACCAACTACCCCAACATCTTCCGAATCAGCAACCTCGTCCTGtacatcctcatcatcatccaCTGGAACGCCTGCATCTTCTTCGCCATCTCTAAGACCCTTGGCTTTGGCACGGACACCTGGGTGTACCCAAACATTAGCCACCCTGAGTATGGCCGCCTGGCCCGTAAGTACATCTACTGCCTCTACTGGTCCACGCTCACCCTCACTACCATCGGTGAGACGCCCCCTCCTGTCAAGGACGTTGAGTACCTGTTTGTGGTCTGTGACTTCCTCATCGGCGTGCTGATCTTCGCTACCATCGTCGGTAACGTCGGTGCCATGATCTCCAACATGAACGCCACCCGCGCCGAGTTTCAGGCTAAGATCGACTCCATCAAGCAGTACATGCAGTTCCGTAAGGTCAGCAAGGACCTGGAGGCCAGGGTCATCAAGTGGTTCGACTACCTGTGGACCAACAAGAAGACCTGCGATGAGAAGGAGGTGCTGAAGAACCTGCCGGACAAGCTGCGGGCCGAGATTGCCATCAATGTCCACCTGGACACACTAAAGAAGGTGCGTATCTTCCAGGACTGCGAGGCGGGCCTGCTGATAGAGCTGGTGCTCAAGCTGCAGCCACAGGTGTTCAGTCCTGGGGACTACATCTGCAAGAAGGGCGACATCGGCCGGGAGATGTACATCATCAAGGAAGGCAAGCTGGCGGTGGTGGCGGATGATGGTGTGACCCAGTTTGTGGTGCTCAGCGACGGTGCGTACTTCGGCGAGATCAGCATCCTCGGGATCAAGGGCAGTAAAGCCGGCAACAGGAGAACGGCCAACATCCGCAGCGTAGGCTACTCCGACCTCTTCGCCCTCTCCAAGGATGACCTAATGGAGGCCCTCACTGAGTACCCGGATGCCAAGAAGGCCctggaggagaaggggagggcCATCCTGATGAAGGACAACCTGATCGACGAGTCGGTGGCCAACGCTGGCGCCGACCCCAAGGACCTGGAGGAGAAGATCAACCACCTGTCGAGCAACCTGGACATCATGCAGACCAAGTTCGCCAAGCTGATGGCCGAGTACACAGCCAGCCAGTGCAAACTCAAGCAGAGGCTGACCAACATGGAGGCCCAGGTCAAGACCCTGAGGGTGGAAGATCTGTCAGAGGTCATTGAGGACAAAAAGGACAAATAG